The Notolabrus celidotus isolate fNotCel1 chromosome 23, fNotCel1.pri, whole genome shotgun sequence region ACAATGTATCACACCAAGGGACAGGTCATGTGATGTGAATCATTCACTGATCATATTCATAAATATAATCATTTAGTTTTAGCTTTCTCACCTAACAGTAACCTATTTTTTAATTCCAGAGGAGATCAAATGAATCTATTCTTGTTGAAGCTAACATGTTTAAAGGAAAAGTTCAATTCTCTGGTAATATTAAGAATAGAAACCTTTTAAAGACAGGGATCAGGTTTTGTACCACATGAGAtctgcaggtcagaggtcagctgaTGGATGGTGGTCATTTTAAAACCAGTAAACAAAGTTAAATTTTTTGCTGAAAccttagtgtttgtgtgtaagatCATCATCTTTCTTCAACTTCAACCAAACTGAACAATGAACAATGTTGACTTGAGATTGCTCATATGATGCTGTTATATTCATACAGTTTGAATATTCTGTATTAGCATTCATGTTTAAACATCTCTAGATggtatttttgtctttcaatGTCTGTTCTTTTAGTGATTTGGATATTTTGTATCTCATGTAATCTTGTATTGAGTTTGACCCTTTCATCAGTTTGAGGAGGGTTTTATTACAcaggttttaaatgttttattgctGAATGACTTGTACCTCCACGTTGAAGATTCACATTGACTCCAATATAAAAATACTGAATAAGAGAAGAAGAGTGGGCAAGTTAAACGTGACTTAATAATATCTGGTCATGTCGTAATCAAGAAACTTCATGATTCAAAGAGCAGAAGATCGTGTGCTTAATGACAgtgattcatttaaaatgttgtatcATATATGATTGATGTTAATTTAGTATTGAGatactgatgttgttttcatattgtttttGTGTTAGCTCTGACTATGGTTATAAAACTCAATATTCTAAGTAatattcatcaaaatatattgttcTAAAGATGTTGAGAGATCCCTTCCCGGAATATATTTGATAACTTCTTTATGATCAGTTTGTCATTAACCTTTGTTCCTATGAACAGGTTCAAACTGATAAGAATCACACTGTTCAATTCatgtgctctgtttgtaaaggaCTGTTTGACTGACCTATGATACTGTCATTAAACTTACAAAGTCATAAACTTCCTGGCAAACAGAAGCGTATTGCATTGcattcactttgtttttcttcatttctgaGAGAATTATCTTTGAATTATGGGAAATGCTTTGTTGAAAAATATGGATCCCTGAATGAATGAGATTCTGGTCCTTCAAAATCCCAATGgaagccggaggttgccgcttgtgtgcAACTTTACAATTGGCGCAACAGCACAGCTCTGCACAACATTTGTTACAACAAATGCAAAACTGAgtcaaactgcacagagctgcagaactttgtggATGATTTTGCCCTTGAATATCATCAGTGCTCTTTGCTTTGTGATTTAAACTTAGAGATGGAGCAGATGAAAGCTAAATGAAGCTCAATTCTTGGTGCTGTCAGCAGCCAAGATCCACTCTTAGTGAATTCCCCTCTCTGTTTGAGTTACTCTGTATGTAGGAAGTTTGACAACAACCACAATGTTCAAAAGTCAAGAGTCTGCTCTGTTGGTGCATTCAATATGTGTTCACACTCATGGAACTTCACAAAGAACTCACAGACAGGTAAAGTTTACCTGGAGCTCTTAAGTTCTATGTGGAGGTAGCTTACTATGAGTGGATCACATGATGTTACACAGCAAGTAACATGCAGTTTGACCTGTTACTGTTTCTTATGCCAATAgactaataaaataaagtgttatAAAAACAGTCCTGTATTAAATCTAATctctgtgattgtgtttgttggTAGAAGTTTGGTGTTCATAGTGTTGACATGTTTCTGCTCCTACACATGTAAATAAATGAGACCAAAGATAAGGCTCTAAACTAAGATCTTCTTGTCTCCTGTGCTGTTTGGTCTGTTCCACCAACACAGtcacaaaacaacacatcagTTCTTTACCACCACCATCTGTACTGTTCTCAGGTCAGTTTAACAGACGCTCACACAAACATGATGAACAGTTTGTTACCTTACCTTCTGAAGGTGAAGATGATCTGCGTGTAGCCGATGAGTGAAGGTGAAGAATCAGCAGCTTCACACAGGAAACcaagcagagagagaacaaacatgGAGGTTTTCAGCGCTCAGATTCTTCACATACAGTCCAAACTCTCTTTGTTCATCCTCACACTGAAGCGTTCTTTTAGGATAACAGAGCAGCTCTTAACTTCAGACTGAATCAACATATGATCTGCAGTCAAACATTAACAGAATCAAACCGTAAAAGATGGATCGTAAAGGTCTCATGTTTATATGAGGACACAACACAGATAAAGATGCTGTGAGGACTTCAGTTTGATGGATCTTTAAAAGATATCAAAAATATATCCTACTGTCAGTGTTCAATACTATACAAGTACAAAAtgtgtatggtgtgtgtgtgtgtgtattatagTCTGTATAAATCAGGCTGTAGTCTCCGTGTggtcactcattggtttctgtAGTTGCTGTGGTTGGTTAACTCTGACTAACCTCTTGCCAGGGGTGAAACAAGAACTTGAACAGAAAGCTGTGACACTCAAACTTTATACAGGTGCATCTATAAATtagaaatctttaaaaaaaaaaaaaaatctttttttttttttttattaacttcaAAAAGGCAAACATTCTAACATCCCTTACTCATTGGATTTACAGTGAACATTTTAGAGCCATGTCTTTGTTTGAATTTTGATGATATTTGCTCATAGCTCGAGAAAATCTGAAGCCTCGTCTCAGATATCCATATATTTCCTAGCTGTGGTGGTAACAGATGTtgtgtgttgtatgcttttttgagcAGGAAGGTCTtcaggtggtttttaaatgattgaagagtcagagttgaggatgtttGGAGGGGGAAAgatccagagagttggggcagcgatggcaaaggctctgtccccaaaggtgcggtgcttggtcttggtgataggggacaggaggtggATATtggatgatctgaggcggcgagatggggagtgatgtttgaggaggtTGGTCTGGTATAAGGGAGCAAGGTTCTTGAGGGCTTTGTGGTTGATGAGCAGGaccttgaagtggattcggtgctgtatggggagccagtgaaggttAAGGAAGGGTGTTATGtgagctctggagcgggagtaggtgagtaaccgggcagctgagttttggACATATTagagtttttggaggtcagtgaagggaaggccgtaaaggatgctgttgcagtagtgCAGTCTGGAAGTCATGCATAGAATGATCTATTGGTGAAAGATTTGTCCTACTCAAAAGCCAGCAGGATTCACTACTGTTTATGGAAATACCAAATTGGGCTTTTGCAATTACCACCTAAGAATAAAACAATCACAAAGGCCTGAAGTCGATTTGACCTTACGTTCCCATGCAACAAAGAGCTTAAGTCAGGGGATAATATTTCCTCAAAAGGACAGCTCTATCAAACTACAGCAGTGATTACTATTGTCACTCAGTGATGCTCACATCCCTGTGCAGCTATAGATCAAAATCTCACTTTGTTCCTGCAATTTGACTTCTTTTCCAGGTTACACTTTCTATGTCTTATTGTTTTAATGCAGCGTTTCTGTTTACACTCTTCTTTAAAGTATTAAGCTTTTACCTGATTGTATCCCAAAGCACAGAAACATCACATCACCTCTGTTTGTGGTAAATATTACACCAAAGtcttaaaaatatgaaatattaccCCAAACGTctttaaagaaagaatgaaaagtcTTAATGTTTCAGGAAATTGAAGAGCAGTGACAAGCACAGTCATGTTTTAACTTTGtcttttaaatgaatatttcagaTCAACTTTAACAGCTTTGGATTTACGCTTCAAgaaattaagataaaaaaagCAAGTTTAAATCATTTCCTTCAGTGTAATAACGGTATAATCTGCTGAAACTTaaagcaaaacacaacatttgtaTTCAAACTAAAATAATACCCATTAAAGGAGGCACAAAGTAAAACTTTCAATAAATATCTGACATAAGAAAGGCATTTTGAAATTATAAACAGATGCTTTAACAGAAGCATCTCCTCTCAGAGAAGAGCCTCAGCATCAATATATCTGATCTCTGGAGTTGTCCGTTTGAACTAGGGTTTAGAGTCTTTGGCAATTTGTTCTGGTGCGTCAGAATCAGAGTCTgagtcttcctcctcttcttcccctttTCCCTGAGTGTTCGCTCCGTCCTGATCGACGGCCACGGCTCCTTTCCTCTGAGGCAGGACGGTGAAGAAGGCCTCCTTCCAGCTGCCCTTCTCCAGGTACGCCAGGATGATCTCAaacactgcaggagaaacagaagATCACAGGAGACATATTTAAAACACATGCACTTTTTTTAGGCATGTTTTGAGGATATAAATACACTTGTTTGTCGAAGGCCGTCTTATTGACTATTCTTTGACTTATACAAAGGCTGTCCAGGTTTAAAAGTCCTCACCATGGTTGACTGCCAGAACCTTCCGACTGTTCATCTTCACAAAACTGCTGAGAGGAAGCTGTGCGTGCTCGATCCCCAGCTCCTTCGCCTTCTCAAATGTGAtcccctgcagagagagaaagcagacagAGCAGATATCAGCCTGCTGACACCACAGCCTGCTGCGTGCTTCAGCTGTGAACTCACAGACAGACCTTATGGTGGTTGTGGTCCACCAGTCCTCCTATTACATAGGCCTTCTTCTGGTCCAGCTCCTCCAGGACATTTGGAGAGTCTGACGTCAGGTAAACCAGCTCGTCCTTCGCCACAAGGTCGCTGTAGTGCTCTGATTTAATGTCGATATCCTGCTCAGAACAGCAGCATGCACATTTATCAAACACTGATTGCAACACTGACCTAAAGGAAAACTGTTCACAAAGTCTCTGACACTGTCGGCCTAAAATGTCCCAAACTAAATCCAGTCACAGAGAAACCTGCTCACCTTCCAGTTCACCCATCCTTTGTCCTTCTCATCCATGCTCTGTTTCAGCTGTCCGCCCATACTGGTCAGATAAAACTGGAGGAATGAGAGGAGTGGTTACACATCCTGGAGGATTGTGTGTTTCATTAAGGTCGGTAGTGATTTACCTGTACAGGATGTAAGGCTCGTCTGTTCTCAGCATAGCACCTCTGGATCTGTTTGTGAAGCTTCCGGACATCCTGAACACAACAAGATTATGAGTATGTGGTTTAATGCCTGAGGTCCGGTCTTAATGTCAACATGGGTCCCTGCAGGAGCAGCTAACCTTGATCAGCATGAGGTCATCGAAGCCGCAGTCCACCACCAGCCTCAGTGTGCTGGGCGTAATCTCCCTGCGAGGTCGTTTCTTGAAACTCTgagtctctcctccctcctctgggTTGTTCTGCCTCTGCTCCCGACgctgctgcttcctctcctttcgtctctgcctgcagcacaaacaca contains the following coding sequences:
- the trmt10a gene encoding tRNA methyltransferase 10 homolog A — its product is MAEDGVITESAATKEGENGEAAAEKDQSLSKRQKKKLLKQQKWEEERELRKQRRKERKQQRREQRQNNPEEGGETQSFKKRPRREITPSTLRLVVDCGFDDLMLIKDVRKLHKQIQRCYAENRRALHPVQFYLTSMGGQLKQSMDEKDKGWVNWKDIDIKSEHYSDLVAKDELVYLTSDSPNVLEELDQKKAYVIGGLVDHNHHKGITFEKAKELGIEHAQLPLSSFVKMNSRKVLAVNHVFEIILAYLEKGSWKEAFFTVLPQRKGAVAVDQDGANTQGKGEEEEEDSDSDSDAPEQIAKDSKP